From one Dyella sp. 2HG41-7 genomic stretch:
- a CDS encoding LLM class flavin-dependent oxidoreductase, with product MIPFSVLDLAPVIEGNTPTQAFANTLDLARWTEQLGYKRYWLAEHHNMPGIASAATAVLIGHVAGGTSRIRVGAGGIMLPNHAPLQVAEQFGTLASLYPGRIDLGLGRAPGTDQATARALRRYYEGAETFPNDVQELLAFFEPASAGQAVRAVPGAGIDVPVWLLGSSLFSAQLAAALGLPFAFASHFAPDAMDEALMLYRRDFKPSARLDKPYAILSANVVAAKSDSEARKLFTTQQQSFVNLRRGRPGLIPPPIDDIDSYWSPAEKIMVEQALACAIVGAPGTVQEGLAAFIERHRPDELMLTANIFDHALRKRSFELAMQAREALVA from the coding sequence ATGATTCCGTTTTCCGTACTCGATCTTGCTCCCGTCATTGAGGGCAATACGCCGACGCAGGCTTTTGCCAATACGTTGGACTTGGCGCGCTGGACGGAACAGCTTGGTTACAAGCGTTACTGGCTGGCCGAGCATCACAATATGCCGGGCATCGCCAGCGCCGCGACGGCGGTGTTGATCGGCCACGTCGCCGGCGGTACGTCGCGTATCCGAGTGGGTGCGGGCGGCATCATGCTGCCTAATCATGCGCCGCTACAGGTGGCCGAGCAGTTCGGCACGCTGGCGTCGCTTTATCCGGGGCGCATCGATCTGGGTCTTGGACGCGCGCCCGGTACCGATCAAGCTACGGCCCGCGCGCTGCGTCGTTACTACGAAGGCGCCGAGACATTTCCCAACGACGTACAAGAGCTCCTCGCGTTCTTCGAGCCAGCTAGCGCGGGGCAGGCCGTGCGGGCCGTGCCTGGCGCTGGGATCGATGTTCCCGTGTGGTTGCTCGGGTCGAGTTTATTTAGCGCGCAACTTGCGGCGGCGCTGGGTTTGCCGTTTGCGTTCGCATCGCATTTCGCACCCGATGCCATGGATGAGGCGTTGATGCTTTATCGGCGAGATTTCAAGCCATCTGCGCGACTCGATAAGCCTTACGCCATCTTGAGCGCGAATGTCGTGGCGGCTAAAAGCGACAGCGAAGCGCGAAAGCTGTTTACGACCCAGCAGCAAAGCTTCGTGAATCTGCGTCGCGGACGTCCCGGTCTGATTCCGCCGCCGATCGACGATATCGATTCGTATTGGTCGCCGGCGGAAAAAATCATGGTCGAACAGGCCTTGGCGTGCGCGATCGTAGGCGCGCCGGGTACGGTGCAAGAAGGTTTGGCGGCCTTTATCGAGCGCCATCGTCCGGACGAGTTGATGTTGACCGCCAACATATTCGATCACGCGCTGCGCAAGCGCTCGTTCGAGCTGGCCATGCAAGCGCGCGAAGCATTAGTCGCTTAG
- a CDS encoding MarR family transcriptional regulator, translating to MSDFASTEQRLAVTCRRYPAFPRRPGVLVRLIKHIHKLLHDEANLRLKPYGINHPEYNLLMMLYGTASGTMSPSELADAAGEKSANITRLTNELSEKGLIARSGSADDRRKVELSLTPQGQAAIEGFLPDICALLARQGRHLTVSEQIQLEKLLKKFLSGLAD from the coding sequence ATGTCCGATTTTGCGTCCACTGAGCAGCGCCTGGCGGTTACATGCCGCCGTTATCCCGCCTTTCCACGCCGCCCGGGTGTGCTGGTGCGGCTGATCAAGCATATTCACAAGTTGTTGCACGACGAGGCCAATCTGCGCCTCAAGCCTTACGGCATCAATCATCCCGAGTACAACCTGCTGATGATGCTGTACGGCACCGCCAGCGGTACGATGTCGCCGTCGGAGCTGGCGGATGCGGCGGGCGAGAAGTCGGCCAACATCACGCGACTCACCAACGAACTAAGCGAAAAAGGCTTGATCGCCCGCAGCGGCAGCGCCGATGATCGCCGCAAGGTCGAATTGAGTTTGACGCCGCAGGGGCAGGCGGCCATCGAAGGGTTTCTTCCGGATATTTGTGCGTTGTTGGCTCGGCAAGGACGCCACCTAACCGTTTCCGAACAAATTCAGCTCGAAAAGCTGTTGAAGAAATTTTTGAGCGGATTGGCAGACTGA
- a CDS encoding FUSC family protein yields the protein MSVTDIPATTPRLRDIIAASLRAESPVWLFVFKSLLAYYITGWLAMRLALPQPSTAMLTTIIVANRQTGMVLAKSFYRAVGTLVGAGAGLLIVALFPQQRVLFLSALSLWVGACSGGATLYRNFTSYAFVLAGYTAAIVAVPVIDNPLGAFDSAVWRVSEVLLGIAVSGAVSDLIFPSRIRDDLRRACRAQFANFIEFVQKAVAGKVARGDLENAHLRFVRDAVTLEDLRSAVIFEDPEARARSGHMLLLNQRFMAASTSLQTLHHLINRLKQNGHDVAANALIQLYQPLGEALDAPIEAGAAARVLLPRLAHAHQIMCKSKTALYAGMASDADALDFETGATLIDRFVDELTAYVDTASALQAPRLTGAAERVRFERGNDYLGAGLATMRTAITLAVLSLFWINSAWPFGASAMILATIFAGLFAAAPNPTQAVGKTFFGFLLGMMASFICLFVVLTQMDGYGLLIAGTAPFIMIGVALMAWPTTTLVGVGYCIGFTYILAAKNEMSFDAVHFLNDALAQLVALGSAAAAFALVPPAVGSLWLRRRQLEQLRRQVGLAATAPLPGLRSRFESVNHDLFAQIVAQTERGSQASRSLTAWTLSVHEVGRTLIELRSDMANRPLPEDMREAINRAIDAIAQLFDHPDANTYQQARAAIIAATVMLDSDEATRPLLDHLHLLRLALLDDQSVLAAYMPARTTTEGVAHAT from the coding sequence ATGTCCGTAACCGACATTCCAGCGACAACGCCCCGCCTTCGCGACATCATCGCCGCAAGTCTGCGCGCGGAATCGCCAGTCTGGCTGTTCGTGTTCAAGTCGCTGCTTGCGTATTACATTACTGGCTGGCTCGCCATGCGCCTGGCGCTCCCGCAACCGTCGACGGCGATGCTTACCACCATTATCGTCGCCAACCGCCAGACGGGCATGGTGCTGGCCAAAAGCTTCTATCGCGCGGTCGGCACCTTGGTCGGCGCAGGGGCAGGTTTGTTGATCGTTGCGCTTTTTCCGCAGCAACGCGTGCTGTTTCTGTCGGCGCTTTCGCTGTGGGTCGGAGCGTGTTCCGGCGGCGCCACGCTGTATCGCAATTTCACCTCCTATGCCTTTGTGCTGGCCGGCTATACGGCGGCGATCGTCGCGGTTCCCGTTATCGACAATCCGCTTGGCGCATTCGACTCGGCTGTGTGGCGCGTGAGCGAAGTGCTCCTAGGTATTGCCGTTTCCGGCGCCGTAAGCGACCTGATTTTTCCAAGTCGCATCCGCGACGACTTGCGCCGCGCCTGTCGCGCGCAATTCGCAAACTTTATCGAATTCGTGCAAAAGGCCGTGGCAGGCAAAGTAGCGCGTGGCGACCTGGAAAATGCACACCTGCGTTTCGTGCGCGATGCGGTGACGTTGGAAGATTTGCGAAGCGCAGTGATTTTCGAAGATCCCGAGGCGCGTGCACGCAGCGGCCATATGTTGCTGCTGAATCAGCGCTTCATGGCGGCATCCACCAGCCTGCAGACTCTGCATCATCTGATCAATCGTTTAAAGCAGAATGGGCACGACGTCGCAGCTAATGCATTGATCCAGCTCTATCAGCCGCTGGGTGAGGCGCTCGATGCGCCTATTGAGGCGGGCGCCGCGGCACGCGTGCTGCTGCCTCGGTTGGCGCATGCCCATCAAATTATGTGCAAGAGCAAAACCGCCTTGTACGCAGGTATGGCGTCCGATGCGGATGCGCTCGATTTCGAGACGGGCGCCACGCTGATCGATCGCTTCGTCGACGAACTTACCGCTTACGTCGACACCGCCTCCGCATTGCAAGCGCCGCGCCTTACCGGCGCCGCGGAACGCGTTCGTTTCGAGCGCGGCAACGATTATCTGGGCGCCGGTTTGGCGACGATGCGCACCGCCATCACGTTGGCGGTCCTGAGTTTGTTCTGGATCAATTCGGCCTGGCCATTCGGCGCTTCGGCGATGATTCTGGCGACGATCTTCGCCGGTTTGTTCGCGGCGGCGCCAAACCCCACGCAAGCAGTCGGAAAAACGTTTTTCGGCTTTTTGCTCGGCATGATGGCAAGCTTCATTTGTTTATTCGTCGTGTTGACGCAAATGGATGGATACGGACTGCTGATTGCCGGCACCGCACCGTTCATCATGATAGGCGTGGCGCTGATGGCGTGGCCGACAACCACGCTTGTTGGCGTGGGTTACTGCATTGGATTTACGTATATTCTGGCCGCCAAGAACGAAATGAGTTTCGACGCCGTCCATTTTTTGAATGACGCGCTCGCGCAACTCGTGGCGCTCGGTTCGGCGGCGGCGGCGTTTGCGCTCGTGCCTCCGGCGGTGGGCAGCTTGTGGTTGCGCCGTCGTCAGCTGGAGCAATTGCGTCGGCAAGTTGGCCTGGCAGCGACGGCGCCGTTGCCTGGTCTTCGCAGCCGCTTTGAAAGCGTCAATCACGATCTGTTTGCGCAAATCGTGGCGCAGACGGAGCGGGGCAGTCAGGCCTCGCGCAGCTTGACGGCCTGGACTTTGTCCGTGCATGAAGTGGGGCGAACGCTGATCGAGTTGCGCAGCGATATGGCGAATCGCCCGTTGCCGGAAGATATGCGCGAAGCGATCAACCGGGCCATCGACGCCATCGCACAACTTTTCGATCATCCAGACGCAAATACGTATCAGCAGGCGCGCGCGGCCATCATCGCCGCGACCGTGATGTTGGATAGCGACGAAGCGACGCGCCCCTTGCTGGATCACCTGCACCTGTTGCGTCTGGCGTTGCTGGACGATCAATCCGTACTGGCCGCTTACATGCCTGCTCGAACCACGACCGAAGGAGTCGCTCATGCCACGTGA
- a CDS encoding DUF1656 domain-containing protein, producing the protein MPREIAIGDALVPGLLVWFVISIVLLFLFDWIVGRYGLYRYVWHPALFRLAFFVCVFGGIALLAY; encoded by the coding sequence ATGCCACGTGAAATCGCCATCGGCGACGCGCTCGTTCCCGGCCTGCTGGTGTGGTTTGTCATATCAATCGTGTTGTTATTTCTGTTCGACTGGATCGTGGGACGGTACGGGCTTTATCGCTACGTATGGCATCCGGCGCTGTTTCGGCTTGCTTTTTTCGTCTGCGTTTTCGGCGGCATTGCCTTGTTGGCTTATTGA
- a CDS encoding HlyD family secretion protein → MKNTQYIRFAITAVLVLLAVLIGYGLWRHYMYSPWTRDGRIRANVVRIAPDVSGLVTAVNVVDNQQVKKGDVLFVIDHARYADAVEQAKANLAAAQAATVAAQANIDAAKATTTQSKTNFAMYAAQSKRRQDLKDVVSNEDLTNSRATADAARATWDKSRAGEEQALAAQQQAMAAVKQARAALATAELNLQRTEVRAPNDGYITNLLVRVGDYASAGAPRLALIDSETFWVDGYFEETKLPHVRVGDPVDIRLMSGGAHLNGTVEGIARGIAGAVDPTGTDLLANINPTFNWVRLAQRVPVRVRIDTDHMPAGTVLVAGQTATLIVHPRESGDDTATAR, encoded by the coding sequence ATGAAAAATACTCAATACATTCGCTTTGCCATTACTGCCGTTCTCGTCCTTCTCGCCGTGTTGATCGGATACGGCTTATGGCGGCACTACATGTATTCGCCCTGGACGCGCGACGGACGTATCCGCGCCAATGTGGTGCGCATCGCGCCGGATGTATCCGGCCTGGTGACAGCCGTCAACGTCGTCGACAACCAGCAGGTCAAAAAGGGCGACGTGTTGTTTGTGATCGATCACGCCCGCTATGCCGATGCGGTCGAACAAGCCAAGGCGAATCTGGCCGCGGCGCAAGCGGCAACAGTTGCAGCGCAAGCCAATATCGATGCGGCCAAGGCGACGACGACGCAAAGCAAGACCAACTTCGCCATGTATGCCGCGCAATCCAAACGGCGGCAGGATTTAAAAGACGTTGTCTCCAACGAAGATCTGACGAACTCGCGCGCCACCGCTGATGCCGCGCGCGCCACGTGGGACAAGTCGCGTGCGGGTGAGGAGCAAGCTCTCGCGGCACAACAGCAAGCTATGGCAGCGGTAAAGCAGGCGCGAGCTGCGCTGGCAACCGCGGAGCTCAATCTTCAGCGTACCGAAGTGCGCGCTCCCAATGACGGTTACATCACGAACTTGTTGGTGCGTGTCGGCGACTACGCAAGCGCCGGAGCACCGCGCCTGGCGCTGATCGACAGCGAGACCTTTTGGGTCGACGGTTATTTCGAGGAAACCAAATTGCCGCATGTGCGTGTCGGCGATCCGGTCGATATCCGGTTGATGAGCGGCGGTGCGCATTTGAACGGTACGGTGGAAGGCATTGCGCGGGGTATCGCCGGTGCGGTCGATCCCACGGGTACGGATCTGCTTGCCAATATCAACCCCACATTCAATTGGGTTCGATTGGCGCAGCGCGTTCCGGTTCGCGTGCGTATCGATACCGATCACATGCCTGCGGGCACCGTGCTGGTGGCGGGGCAGACCGCGACATTGATCGTGCATCCCCGCGAAAGCGGCGATGACACAGCGACGGCGCGGTGA
- a CDS encoding efflux transporter outer membrane subunit has product MRRLLKTSVHGPLVTACVASLMLAGCVTSGGLHPTGKTIDPDSLKSSQSFANVPLSATAWPSQDWWVQFRDPQLTTLIDEALKNNPSLAEAEARARQAQAVADSADAARMPQAQLDASAIGARLSSKDFSYPIDALGTFAWTKSVTADFSWDLDLWGGKRAAWEAALGRSRAAEIEAYAARIQLSVNVARAYVGLGYAFAQKDVAEGELQRTSQTLALTKRLVAGGLGTPQQEALADSQVASAKQEEAQSDRAIDAARSSLSVLLGQGPDRGLSIERPHMLDPGLIAMPDKLQADLIGRRADLVAARWQVEAASKDIKAAKTQFLPNISLSALAGFVAVGGSNNVFQLPARTYAVEPALTLPIFDGGRLRANLAGTDARYDEAVAHYNGLLIGAVNQVSDLVSALASVRTQIELEQRAKQDADKSWRDAFAAYKGGVSGPLTPLASRQQLLLADQRLAALESQQADLSIRLIDALGGGYGADQSAAR; this is encoded by the coding sequence ATGCGCCGATTGCTGAAAACTTCCGTTCACGGCCCCTTGGTTACCGCCTGCGTGGCGAGCCTGATGTTGGCTGGATGCGTGACATCGGGCGGATTGCACCCGACCGGAAAGACCATCGATCCGGACAGCCTCAAGAGCTCACAAAGCTTTGCGAACGTGCCGCTCAGCGCGACCGCATGGCCGTCGCAGGATTGGTGGGTTCAATTTCGCGATCCGCAACTGACCACCTTGATCGACGAGGCTTTGAAGAACAATCCAAGCCTTGCGGAAGCCGAAGCGCGCGCGCGCCAGGCGCAGGCCGTCGCAGATTCCGCTGATGCGGCGCGCATGCCGCAGGCGCAGTTGGATGCCAGTGCGATCGGCGCCCGTCTTTCCAGCAAAGATTTCAGTTATCCGATCGACGCGCTAGGTACCTTTGCCTGGACCAAGTCCGTTACCGCGGATTTTTCCTGGGATCTGGATTTGTGGGGCGGCAAGCGCGCCGCGTGGGAAGCGGCATTGGGACGAAGCCGTGCCGCGGAAATCGAAGCATATGCGGCGCGCATCCAGTTATCGGTCAACGTGGCGCGCGCCTATGTCGGATTGGGTTACGCCTTCGCGCAGAAAGACGTTGCGGAAGGCGAGTTGCAACGTACAAGCCAGACGCTTGCCTTGACAAAGCGCTTGGTCGCCGGTGGCCTCGGCACGCCGCAGCAAGAAGCGTTGGCGGATTCGCAGGTCGCCAGCGCAAAGCAGGAAGAAGCGCAGTCCGATCGCGCCATCGATGCGGCGCGCAGCAGTCTCTCCGTCTTGCTGGGGCAGGGGCCTGATCGCGGCCTGAGTATCGAGCGTCCGCATATGCTCGACCCCGGTTTGATTGCGATGCCCGACAAGTTGCAGGCCGATCTGATTGGTCGACGCGCCGATTTGGTCGCGGCGCGTTGGCAGGTCGAAGCGGCATCCAAAGATATCAAAGCGGCGAAGACGCAGTTTCTGCCGAATATCAGCCTGAGCGCTTTGGCTGGCTTTGTCGCCGTCGGCGGCAGCAACAATGTGTTTCAGTTGCCGGCACGCACGTACGCGGTCGAGCCTGCGCTGACGCTGCCAATTTTCGATGGTGGCCGCCTGCGCGCGAATCTCGCTGGCACGGATGCGCGCTATGACGAAGCAGTTGCGCACTACAACGGGTTACTCATCGGCGCCGTGAATCAGGTGTCAGACTTGGTTTCGGCGTTGGCGTCTGTGCGCACGCAAATCGAATTGGAGCAACGCGCTAAGCAGGACGCCGATAAGAGTTGGCGCGATGCGTTCGCGGCGTACAAGGGTGGCGTTAGCGGGCCGTTGACGCCCTTGGCGAGCCGCCAGCAATTGCTGCTTGCCGATCAGCGTCTTGCCGCCTTGGAAAGTCAGCAAGCAGATCTGTCTATTCGTTTGATCGATGCGCTGGGCGGTGGTTACGGCGCAGATCAATCGGCCGCACGGTGA
- a CDS encoding acetate uptake transporter, which translates to MSNEQTAARFSNPAPLGLAGFALTTWLLSMINAGWFTGDAMGMVLAVAMAYGGTAQIIAGIMELPRGNTFGATAFVSYGAFWWSFAAFVLFLHDKVPGAFVGWYLFMWGVFTFYMWIGTLRAALALQLIFLALWITFFLLAAGEWTEMKSLHTAGGYMGLLTAIFAFYLSAAEIINDAHKRVVLPTGAPGAG; encoded by the coding sequence ATGAGCAACGAACAGACTGCTGCGCGATTCTCCAATCCAGCGCCGCTGGGCTTGGCGGGATTCGCGTTGACGACGTGGCTGTTGAGCATGATCAATGCCGGTTGGTTTACCGGCGACGCAATGGGGATGGTGCTTGCCGTCGCCATGGCTTACGGCGGAACCGCGCAGATCATCGCCGGCATTATGGAGCTGCCGCGAGGTAATACGTTTGGCGCAACGGCGTTCGTGAGTTACGGCGCATTCTGGTGGTCGTTCGCGGCGTTCGTGCTGTTTTTGCACGACAAAGTACCGGGAGCCTTTGTGGGCTGGTATTTGTTTATGTGGGGCGTTTTTACGTTCTATATGTGGATCGGTACGCTGCGCGCGGCCCTTGCATTGCAGCTTATTTTCCTCGCGCTGTGGATCACGTTTTTCCTACTCGCCGCCGGCGAATGGACCGAGATGAAAAGTTTGCACACGGCTGGCGGTTACATGGGCCTGCTCACGGCGATATTCGCTTTTTATCTCTCAGCCGCCGAAATCATCAATGACGCGCACAAGAGAGTTGTCCTACCGACTGGTGCGCCAGGCGCCGGCTGA
- a CDS encoding nucleotidyltransferase family protein, producing MPSPRHASVVILLLAAGEGHRFGGAKQLADLAGEPMARRVARTLLGADMPVLVVTGAYADDVEAILDDLPLGIRRCEDWQLGMGQSLATGARELMHAFPEASAALVYLADQPMVDMPLLDRMIQRHHEAPDRILATAQHDVQGPPVLFPRDCFDALASLSGAHGARSLLQQHASRVEVFSSQNGIDVDTPEDLRRVHVALAVESRKS from the coding sequence ATGCCGTCGCCGCGCCATGCATCCGTTGTGATCCTGTTGCTCGCCGCTGGCGAAGGCCATCGATTCGGCGGCGCCAAACAACTCGCCGACCTTGCCGGCGAACCCATGGCTCGGCGCGTCGCGCGTACGCTGCTCGGCGCCGATATGCCCGTACTCGTGGTGACCGGCGCGTATGCGGACGACGTGGAGGCGATACTGGACGATCTTCCGCTTGGCATCCGTCGCTGCGAAGACTGGCAGCTTGGCATGGGTCAATCGCTAGCGACCGGCGCGCGCGAATTGATGCATGCATTCCCGGAAGCTTCGGCGGCGCTTGTTTATCTGGCCGATCAACCGATGGTCGATATGCCGCTGCTCGATCGCATGATCCAACGTCATCACGAGGCTCCAGATCGTATCCTCGCGACAGCGCAGCACGATGTACAAGGTCCACCCGTTCTTTTTCCTCGCGATTGCTTCGATGCCCTGGCGTCTCTTTCAGGGGCGCACGGTGCACGATCGCTATTGCAGCAGCACGCATCGCGTGTCGAAGTGTTTTCCTCGCAAAACGGCATCGACGTCGACACGCCCGAGGACTTGCGTCGCGTGCACGTTGCGCTGGCCGTGGAATCTCGAAAATCCTGA
- a CDS encoding XdhC/CoxI family protein → MNSAHELSTLLTALRALHSDAEPKAALATITRTRGSTFRRPGTRMLVLGNGKVVCELSGGCPQRDIVARALDVIARGETSLVRYNAESGLDVLMEMGCGGELEVLIEPLLAMHDTDFIDALASCLGERHTIHLATQFAVDNSPIMPRRLVWNGHRVLYNDIEDAMLVQSILENASSSMLRRANTLHMPSIEGSTDVLMEAIEPPHALIVIGSSAAARALLPLSSALGWRTTLVDHDPARLRATDHPAALRTVCATPRELINAVSLDMHSSVVVMTHNLEQDIAYLSVLREAPVAYIGALGSRDRVARMRHSSALNGLHLHAPAGLDIGSETPEEIALAIAAEIMAVINRKNGGSLRNNNGAIH, encoded by the coding sequence ATGAACTCGGCACACGAATTAAGTACGCTGTTGACTGCACTGCGCGCCCTGCATAGCGATGCGGAGCCCAAGGCAGCGCTCGCCACGATTACCCGCACACGGGGCTCCACGTTCCGGCGTCCCGGCACGCGCATGCTGGTATTGGGCAACGGAAAGGTGGTGTGCGAACTCTCCGGGGGATGCCCGCAGCGCGATATCGTCGCGCGCGCGCTCGACGTTATCGCCCGCGGCGAAACCAGCCTGGTTCGCTACAACGCCGAATCCGGTCTGGACGTGCTGATGGAAATGGGCTGCGGCGGCGAATTGGAGGTGCTTATCGAACCTCTGCTCGCGATGCACGACACGGACTTTATCGACGCATTGGCGAGCTGCCTCGGCGAACGGCATACCATCCATCTCGCGACGCAATTCGCGGTCGACAATTCGCCCATCATGCCGCGCCGACTGGTGTGGAACGGCCATCGTGTGCTGTACAACGATATCGAAGATGCAATGCTGGTCCAATCTATTTTGGAGAATGCATCGTCGTCGATGTTGCGACGCGCGAATACGCTGCATATGCCATCCATCGAGGGATCGACGGACGTATTAATGGAAGCGATCGAGCCGCCACATGCCTTGATCGTGATTGGCAGCAGCGCCGCGGCGCGCGCATTGCTGCCTTTGTCGAGCGCACTTGGCTGGCGAACCACCTTGGTCGATCACGATCCTGCCCGATTGCGCGCCACCGATCATCCTGCCGCATTGCGCACGGTATGCGCGACGCCTCGAGAACTGATCAACGCCGTTTCGTTGGACATGCATAGTTCGGTCGTGGTGATGACGCACAATCTCGAACAAGACATCGCTTATTTGAGCGTTTTGCGAGAGGCGCCGGTTGCGTATATCGGCGCACTGGGGTCGCGCGATCGCGTCGCGCGCATGCGTCACAGTTCCGCGCTGAACGGCTTGCATCTGCACGCGCCAGCCGGCCTGGATATCGGCTCGGAAACGCCCGAAGAAATCGCGCTTGCTATCGCCGCTGAAATCATGGCCGTGATCAATCGGAAAAACGGCGGCTCCTTGCGCAATAACAACGGCGCCATTCACTGA
- a CDS encoding glycoside hydrolase family 16 protein encodes MKKVPPHIATLAAVLTISAGLTGFARPAQATDLPAPDGWQLQWGDTFAGNAGSLPSSAFWRVDTGHSYPSGPVNWGTSETESYTSDAANIHLDGKGHLLIIPQRDATGQWTSGRVETVRDDFNAPQGGMLRMEARIQMPDVTGDRALGYWPAFWALGANYRTTRMWPTAGEFDIMESVNGLDAVWGILHCGVNPGGPCGEPVGIGSRLPCPHEACTAGPHTFTFEWNRSVTPEQLRWFVDGQLVNQVAENQLSADTWRQLTDQRGYFLLLDVAMGGGFSFVMAGWKPTPTPTTEPGHPMIVDYVAVWTKPSTGKKVPVASEMAADAGKPGVKHANKI; translated from the coding sequence ATGAAGAAAGTTCCACCTCACATTGCCACCCTCGCCGCTGTTCTCACGATCAGCGCCGGCCTCACCGGATTTGCCCGACCGGCGCAAGCCACCGATCTTCCCGCGCCCGATGGCTGGCAATTGCAGTGGGGCGATACGTTCGCAGGCAATGCAGGTTCGCTTCCGTCGTCTGCGTTCTGGCGTGTCGATACGGGACACTCGTATCCGAGCGGCCCAGTGAATTGGGGTACGTCCGAAACCGAGAGTTACACCTCCGATGCCGCCAATATCCATCTGGATGGCAAGGGTCACCTGCTGATCATTCCGCAACGCGATGCGACCGGTCAGTGGACGTCCGGGCGCGTCGAAACCGTTCGCGACGACTTCAACGCGCCGCAAGGCGGCATGTTGCGCATGGAAGCACGCATCCAGATGCCCGACGTCACCGGCGACCGCGCGCTCGGTTATTGGCCCGCGTTTTGGGCGCTCGGCGCCAACTATCGCACCACGCGCATGTGGCCCACGGCTGGCGAGTTCGACATCATGGAAAGCGTCAACGGCCTAGATGCCGTATGGGGCATTCTCCATTGCGGCGTGAATCCTGGCGGCCCGTGCGGCGAACCGGTGGGCATCGGCAGTCGCCTACCCTGCCCGCACGAAGCATGCACGGCAGGTCCGCATACTTTTACGTTCGAATGGAATCGCAGTGTGACACCGGAGCAATTGCGCTGGTTTGTCGACGGGCAACTCGTCAACCAAGTGGCGGAAAATCAGCTTTCCGCCGACACCTGGCGCCAGCTCACCGATCAGCGCGGTTATTTCTTGCTGCTGGATGTTGCGATGGGCGGCGGCTTCTCGTTCGTCATGGCCGGTTGGAAACCCACGCCCACACCCACGACGGAACCCGGGCATCCGATGATCGTGGATTATGTCGCCGTGTGGACCAAACCCAGTACGGGCAAGAAGGTTCCGGTCGCTTCGGAAATGGCCGCCGATGCCGGCAAGCCTGGCGTGAAGCACGCCAACAAGATCTGA